One window of Phycisphaerae bacterium genomic DNA carries:
- a CDS encoding IS4 family transposase, which translates to MVTILPALRQVREDLVKILDRGTIERLCERLGYRWRDRQLDPWTTLHLFILQVLNNNTAMAHLPHLSGEPFTASAYCQARQRLPQEMFTRLVDRFSRQLNPSGEAPLWKGHRVWLEDGSGFSMPDTPELQACFGQPGNQKPGCGFPVAHLLALFDAQAGFLRDAMVFPLRTQDFAHAAELHPKLTAGDVLVGDRGFCSYAHLALISQAHLHGVFRIHQKRIVEFNPHRPYANKTQSKGRSKSRWVKSLGHCDQLVEWPKPASRPRWMTAKQFAQLPDKILVRELKWRVRESNHRVREVILVTTLLDPVKYPASEIARLYRLRWQVEIHHPYCLLCRHSYHGPDFGLGFVSSASRG; encoded by the coding sequence ATGGTCACCATTCTACCCGCACTGCGGCAGGTCAGGGAAGACCTGGTCAAGATTCTGGATCGGGGCACCATCGAACGGCTCTGCGAGCGACTCGGATACCGTTGGCGGGATCGTCAACTGGACCCTTGGACTACGCTGCACCTGTTTATCCTGCAGGTGCTGAACAACAACACGGCCATGGCTCACCTGCCCCATTTGAGCGGCGAACCGTTCACGGCCTCGGCCTACTGCCAAGCCCGGCAACGACTGCCGCAGGAGATGTTCACCCGGTTGGTCGACCGGTTCAGCCGGCAACTCAACCCTTCTGGCGAGGCCCCGCTCTGGAAGGGCCATCGAGTCTGGTTGGAGGACGGCTCGGGTTTCTCCATGCCCGACACGCCTGAACTCCAGGCCTGCTTCGGCCAACCGGGCAACCAGAAGCCCGGCTGCGGTTTTCCGGTGGCTCACCTGCTGGCCCTCTTCGATGCCCAGGCCGGGTTCCTGCGCGACGCCATGGTGTTTCCTCTGCGAACCCAGGACTTCGCTCACGCCGCCGAATTGCATCCCAAACTGACCGCCGGCGACGTTCTGGTCGGTGACCGAGGATTCTGCTCATATGCTCATTTGGCCCTGATTTCACAGGCCCATCTGCATGGGGTCTTCCGTATCCATCAGAAGAGAATCGTCGAGTTCAACCCCCATCGTCCTTACGCGAACAAGACCCAGAGCAAGGGCCGTTCGAAATCCCGCTGGGTCAAAAGCCTGGGCCACTGCGATCAACTCGTGGAATGGCCCAAGCCCGCCAGCCGACCGAGGTGGATGACCGCCAAACAGTTTGCCCAGTTGCCCGACAAGATCCTCGTCCGGGAGCTCAAGTGGCGGGTCCGCGAGTCCAACCATCGCGTCCGAGAGGTCATCCTGGTGACCACACTCCTGGATCCAGTGAAATACCCGGCCAGCGAAATCGCCAGACTCTACCGCCTGCGATGGCAAGTTGAGATTCACCATCCATACTGCCTCCTTTGTCGCCATTCTTATCATGGGCCTGACTTCGGCTTGGGTTTTGTCAGTTCGGCCTCCCGTGGTTGA